In Fusobacterium sp. DD2, a genomic segment contains:
- a CDS encoding acyl-CoA dehydrogenase family protein, whose protein sequence is MNFKFSEEQKLFLDKVSQIAKKDVAPMAAQTDKEARFPKEVIEKLAHEGIMGIPFDKKYGGLGMNNETYAAAVEELSKVCASTGVIMSAHTSLCAWPIATYGNESQKEKYLVPLATGKKIGAFGWTEAEAGTRTTAIKEGKNYILNGKKVLITNSHEAEIFVVFAKTDFEKNTLTAFILEKGTEGFSVGEAEDKMGVRGSSTAELHFNNCIIPEENILGNVGEGLKVAMTTLNGGRIGVAAQAVGIAQGALDAAIDYVKSRMQMGQPISHHQNIQFTIADLQTKIDAARLMVQRAANAKDANEDYGYMASMAKLFASEVAMETTTKAVQLFGGNGYSKKFPVERMMRDAKITEIYEGTSEVQKVVIAGHMNIK, encoded by the coding sequence ATGAATTTTAAATTTTCTGAGGAACAAAAGTTATTTTTAGACAAAGTATCACAAATAGCTAAAAAAGATGTCGCACCTATGGCAGCTCAAACTGATAAAGAGGCACGTTTTCCAAAAGAGGTAATTGAAAAACTTGCTCATGAAGGAATTATGGGTATCCCATTTGATAAAAAATATGGTGGATTGGGAATGAATAATGAAACATATGCAGCTGCAGTAGAGGAGCTATCAAAAGTATGTGCCTCAACTGGTGTAATTATGTCAGCTCACACATCTCTATGTGCCTGGCCAATTGCAACTTATGGAAATGAATCTCAAAAAGAAAAATACCTTGTTCCACTTGCTACAGGTAAAAAAATCGGAGCTTTTGGTTGGACAGAAGCTGAAGCAGGTACTAGAACAACAGCAATTAAAGAGGGAAAAAACTATATTTTAAATGGTAAAAAAGTTCTTATTACAAACTCTCACGAAGCAGAAATTTTTGTTGTATTTGCTAAAACAGATTTTGAAAAAAATACTCTAACAGCATTTATTCTTGAAAAAGGAACTGAAGGATTTTCAGTAGGAGAAGCTGAAGATAAAATGGGAGTAAGAGGTTCTTCAACAGCTGAACTTCATTTTAACAACTGTATTATCCCAGAAGAAAACATCCTTGGTAATGTAGGTGAAGGACTTAAAGTAGCTATGACTACACTTAATGGTGGTAGAATAGGTGTAGCTGCTCAAGCTGTTGGTATCGCTCAAGGTGCACTAGATGCAGCAATTGATTATGTAAAGTCAAGAATGCAAATGGGACAACCAATATCTCATCACCAAAACATCCAATTTACAATAGCTGATCTTCAAACTAAGATAGATGCAGCAAGACTTATGGTACAAAGAGCTGCAAATGCAAAAGATGCCAATGAAGATTATGGATATATGGCATCAATGGCTAAATTATTTGCTTCTGAAGTAGCTATGGAAACTACTACTAAAGCTGTTCAGTTATTTGGTGGAAATGGATATTCTAAAAAATTCCCAGTTGAAAGAATGATGAGAGATGCTAAAATAACAGAGATCTATGAGGGAACTTCAGAAGTTCAAAAAGTTGTAATTGCAGGACATATGAATATTAAATAG